In one Bradyrhizobium cosmicum genomic region, the following are encoded:
- a CDS encoding ABC transporter substrate-binding protein, which yields MSNIDRRTLVKGSLAVMMAGAAFSRGAFADTSEPILLGVSGPLTGPNAQYGTQWKQGFDLALDEILAAGGINGRKLAYNFEDSQSDPRQSVAIAQKFVSDPRIVMELGDFSSPASMAASPIYQRAGLVQFGFTNSHPDFTKGGDFMWSTSVSQADEQPLLAAYAVKRLGLKKLAVLHLNTDWGRTSRDYFVKAAKEYGAEIAVTEGYIAEERDFRSTLVRVRDSSPDGLILISYYSDGALIARQARQVGLKQVICAASSVYSPKFLELGGDAVEDVHVGTRYFPEDPRPEVQKFIAGFKKKYNGIEPDAFNAYAYDAMNMAAAVVKIGGTDRRAIRDAFAKVKDVSSVIFGTATFDVESRRVKGAMNAELVVRKGQFALWDGKPT from the coding sequence ATGAGCAACATCGATCGTCGTACCCTGGTCAAGGGCTCGCTTGCCGTCATGATGGCAGGAGCGGCCTTTTCGCGCGGCGCCTTCGCTGATACCTCCGAGCCGATCCTGCTTGGCGTCAGCGGTCCCTTGACCGGGCCGAACGCGCAATACGGCACGCAGTGGAAGCAGGGCTTCGATCTCGCGCTCGACGAGATCCTCGCCGCCGGCGGCATCAACGGCCGCAAGCTCGCCTACAATTTCGAGGACAGCCAGAGCGACCCGCGCCAGTCGGTGGCGATCGCCCAGAAATTCGTCTCCGACCCCCGCATCGTCATGGAGCTCGGCGACTTCTCCAGCCCGGCCTCGATGGCGGCTTCCCCGATCTATCAGCGGGCGGGGCTGGTGCAGTTCGGCTTCACCAATTCGCACCCTGATTTCACCAAGGGCGGCGACTTCATGTGGAGCACGTCCGTGAGCCAGGCCGACGAGCAGCCGCTGCTGGCGGCCTATGCCGTGAAGCGTCTTGGTCTGAAGAAGCTGGCGGTGCTGCACCTCAACACCGATTGGGGCCGCACCAGCCGCGACTATTTCGTCAAGGCCGCGAAGGAGTACGGCGCCGAGATCGCTGTTACCGAAGGCTACATCGCGGAAGAGCGTGATTTCCGTTCCACGCTGGTGCGCGTCCGCGACTCCAGTCCGGATGGATTGATCCTGATCTCCTATTATTCCGACGGCGCGCTGATCGCGCGTCAGGCCCGCCAGGTCGGCTTGAAGCAGGTCATCTGTGCCGCAAGCTCGGTCTATTCGCCGAAGTTCCTGGAACTCGGCGGTGACGCCGTCGAGGACGTCCATGTCGGCACGCGCTACTTTCCGGAAGACCCGCGGCCCGAGGTGCAGAAATTCATCGCGGGTTTCAAAAAGAAATACAACGGGATCGAGCCCGACGCCTTCAATGCCTATGCCTACGATGCCATGAACATGGCAGCCGCCGTGGTGAAGATCGGCGGCACCGATCGCCGCGCCATCCGCGACGCCTTCGCGAAAGTGAAGGATGTCTCGAGCGTCATCTTCGGGACGGCGACGTTCGACGTCGAGAGCCGCCGCGTCAAGGGTGCCATGAACGCCGAGCTCGTCGTGCGCAAGGGCCAGTTCGCGCTGTGGGACGGCAAGCCAACCTGA
- a CDS encoding HoxN/HupN/NixA family nickel/cobalt transporter, whose protein sequence is MSKLSLRAVEPGLVLLFGGLIAANIAAWIWAFAAFGDRPTVTATALLAWVFGLRHAVDADHIAAIDNVVRKLMQAGGAPRSVGLYFALGHSTVVVVATMLLALGVVSLGGDSLLREIGGFIGTSVSALFLLMIAAINLVIFVSLWRTFRLAREQGVHDAEGLEALLASRGVLARLLGPMFRLVTKPQHMYPLGFLFGLGFDTATEIGLLSISAGEAARGASFADILVFPALFAAGMALVDTADSALMVSAYRWAFVDPMRKLWYNLTITGASVAVALLIGGIEALGLIADRLGLSGGVWTLVDHLNESLANVGFAVIALFVVAWLVSVMLYRRVFAGDRHRAAPRVLECGDATEAA, encoded by the coding sequence ATGTCGAAATTGTCCTTGCGGGCGGTTGAGCCCGGTTTGGTGCTGCTGTTCGGCGGGCTCATCGCCGCCAATATCGCAGCGTGGATATGGGCCTTCGCTGCGTTCGGTGACCGGCCCACGGTGACGGCGACAGCGCTGCTCGCCTGGGTGTTCGGCCTGCGCCACGCCGTCGATGCCGACCACATCGCCGCCATCGACAATGTGGTGCGCAAGCTGATGCAGGCGGGCGGCGCGCCGCGCAGCGTTGGCCTTTATTTCGCGCTCGGGCATTCCACCGTGGTCGTGGTCGCGACCATGCTGCTGGCGCTGGGCGTGGTGAGTCTCGGCGGCGACAGCCTGCTGAGGGAAATCGGCGGCTTCATCGGCACCTCGGTGTCGGCGCTGTTCCTGCTGATGATCGCGGCCATCAATCTCGTCATCTTCGTCAGCCTGTGGCGGACGTTTCGCCTCGCGCGCGAGCAGGGCGTTCATGACGCCGAAGGCCTCGAGGCGCTGCTCGCCAGCCGCGGCGTGCTCGCACGGCTGCTCGGCCCAATGTTCCGCCTGGTGACAAAGCCGCAGCACATGTATCCGCTGGGATTCCTGTTCGGGCTCGGCTTCGATACCGCGACCGAGATCGGCCTGCTCAGCATCTCCGCCGGTGAAGCCGCGCGCGGTGCATCGTTTGCCGATATCCTGGTCTTTCCCGCGCTGTTCGCCGCCGGCATGGCGCTGGTCGACACTGCCGATTCCGCGCTGATGGTCAGTGCCTATCGCTGGGCCTTCGTCGATCCCATGCGCAAGCTCTGGTACAACCTCACCATCACCGGCGCCTCCGTCGCGGTGGCGCTGTTGATCGGCGGCATCGAGGCGCTTGGCCTGATCGCGGATCGCCTCGGCCTGTCCGGCGGCGTGTGGACGCTGGTCGATCACCTGAACGAGTCGCTTGCGAATGTAGGCTTCGCCGTGATTGCGCTGTTCGTTGTCGCCTGGCTCGTCTCGGTCATGCTCTATCGCCGTGTGTTTGCAGGCGATCGGCACCGCGCCGCGCCAAGAGTCCTGGAATGCGGCGATGCGACCGAGGCCGCCTGA
- a CDS encoding ABC transporter permease — translation MSSWLDYTINGLIVGNVYALVAVGLALIFGVSRLINFAQGSIYLVGAYIGWVAVVQLHTPLPLTIIVVAVAAALVGLIIERFGLRPLQNSVRIAPLLATIGISFVLDQLVMLTFSPNPRALPSQLPDVRFQVGGGTIGPLDLLIAGVGLTSAILLFVFLRYSKLGWAVRATAQDRDAAMQMGVDVNRVNQAVFGIAAALGGVSGLLVGMYYNQIDTAMSLQATLKGVVAEVAGGAGNVPGAVIGSLLLGLVESYGVAVFGTSYRNLFAFLLLVLVLVLRPNGLFASARQAPPEPLTGTFIAPSRPVRIPRWALLVAAAAFAILPLFPVSFYVLQTLINAWLLGMLALSLTLVAGTIGQVSLGHAALLAIGAYTSALLSLTFAVPVGLAVIGGGLMSAALGTALISPSFRLRGHYVSIATLAIGEIVSLVILNWESVTRGPIGISGIPPLSLFGHELVSPTSIYWFSFVVMVVLALLQGRLLGSHLGRSFRAIRDDDIAARAYGLSLNRYKSLAFIFGGFAAGVSGGVAAHLYSYINHETFNTQQSILALTVVILGGLGNVVGAIVGSVALVGLPEVFRIAAEYRILIYGIVLLLLVRFRPQGLLGTM, via the coding sequence TTGTCTTCCTGGCTCGACTATACGATCAACGGGCTGATCGTTGGTAACGTCTACGCCCTGGTTGCGGTCGGGCTTGCGCTGATCTTCGGCGTCAGCCGGCTGATCAACTTTGCGCAAGGGTCGATCTATCTCGTCGGCGCCTATATCGGCTGGGTCGCGGTGGTGCAGCTCCATACGCCGCTGCCGCTCACCATCATTGTCGTGGCGGTAGCCGCCGCGCTGGTTGGGCTGATCATCGAGCGGTTCGGCCTGCGTCCGCTGCAGAACTCCGTGCGCATCGCGCCGCTGCTCGCGACCATCGGCATCAGCTTCGTGCTCGATCAGCTGGTGATGCTGACCTTCTCGCCCAATCCGCGCGCGCTGCCGAGCCAGTTGCCCGACGTGCGCTTCCAGGTCGGAGGCGGGACGATTGGCCCGCTCGATCTGTTGATCGCCGGTGTCGGCCTCACCAGCGCGATTCTGCTGTTCGTGTTCCTGCGCTACAGCAAGCTCGGTTGGGCCGTGCGCGCCACCGCGCAGGACCGCGATGCGGCGATGCAGATGGGCGTCGACGTCAACCGTGTCAATCAGGCCGTGTTCGGCATCGCGGCGGCGCTCGGCGGCGTCTCCGGCCTGCTGGTCGGCATGTACTACAACCAGATCGACACCGCGATGAGCCTGCAAGCGACGCTCAAGGGCGTCGTCGCCGAAGTGGCCGGCGGTGCGGGCAACGTGCCCGGCGCGGTCATCGGCAGCCTGCTGCTGGGACTGGTGGAGAGTTACGGCGTCGCCGTGTTCGGCACCAGCTATCGCAATCTGTTCGCGTTCCTGCTGCTCGTGCTCGTTCTCGTACTGCGCCCGAACGGATTGTTCGCGAGCGCACGGCAGGCGCCGCCCGAGCCGCTCACCGGCACCTTCATCGCGCCGAGCCGTCCCGTGCGGATTCCGCGCTGGGCGTTGCTGGTGGCGGCCGCCGCGTTCGCGATCCTGCCGCTGTTCCCGGTGTCCTTCTACGTGCTCCAGACCCTGATCAACGCCTGGCTGCTCGGCATGCTCGCGCTCAGTCTGACGCTGGTGGCGGGCACGATCGGCCAGGTCTCGCTCGGTCACGCCGCGCTGCTCGCAATCGGCGCCTATACGTCCGCGCTGCTGTCGCTCACCTTCGCCGTCCCGGTCGGCCTCGCCGTCATCGGCGGCGGCCTGATGAGCGCCGCGCTCGGTACGGCGCTGATCTCGCCGTCTTTCCGCCTGCGCGGGCACTATGTGTCGATCGCAACGCTCGCCATCGGCGAGATCGTGTCGCTGGTGATCCTGAACTGGGAGAGCGTCACCCGCGGCCCGATCGGCATCTCCGGCATCCCGCCGCTGTCGCTGTTCGGCCATGAGCTGGTCAGCCCGACGTCGATCTACTGGTTCAGCTTCGTGGTGATGGTCGTGCTGGCGCTGCTGCAGGGGCGACTGCTCGGCTCGCATCTTGGCCGCAGCTTCCGCGCCATTCGCGACGACGATATCGCCGCGCGCGCCTATGGCCTCAGCCTGAACCGCTACAAGTCGCTGGCCTTCATCTTCGGCGGGTTCGCCGCCGGCGTCAGCGGCGGCGTCGCCGCGCATCTCTATTCCTACATCAACCACGAGACGTTCAACACGCAGCAATCCATCCTGGCGCTGACGGTGGTGATCCTCGGCGGTCTCGGCAACGTCGTCGGTGCGATCGTCGGATCGGTGGCACTGGTCGGCCTGCCGGAAGTGTTCCGGATCGCGGCGGAGTACCGCATCCTGATCTACGGAATCGTGCTGTTGCTGCTGGTGCGGTTCAGGCCGCAGGGCCTGTTGGGGACGATGTGA
- a CDS encoding alkylhydroperoxidase domain protein has product MSAANTANPPVVFTQDELGWVSWIDPLPEAELTERHFAGLVDRSRAKSEYFRLLVRDPEVLEARTKTDKDIFYNVADGLPRAERELAAAATSRYNGCIYCASVHARFASTYSKRRDDVQRLLDEGVGVDLGERWNAVVKASVALAATPIAFGPDNIEELRRAGLDDAEIVDVINGASFFNWANRLMLSLGEPSK; this is encoded by the coding sequence ATGAGCGCTGCAAACACCGCCAATCCGCCCGTCGTCTTCACCCAGGACGAGCTCGGCTGGGTGTCGTGGATCGACCCGCTGCCGGAGGCCGAGCTGACCGAGCGGCATTTCGCCGGTCTCGTCGATCGCTCCCGCGCCAAGTCTGAATATTTCCGCCTGCTGGTGCGCGATCCCGAGGTGCTGGAAGCCCGCACCAAGACCGACAAGGACATCTTCTACAACGTCGCCGACGGCCTGCCGCGCGCCGAGCGCGAGCTCGCGGCCGCCGCGACCTCGCGCTACAACGGCTGCATCTATTGTGCCTCCGTGCATGCGCGCTTCGCCAGCACCTATTCCAAGCGCCGCGACGACGTGCAGCGCCTGCTCGACGAGGGCGTCGGCGTCGATCTCGGCGAGCGCTGGAACGCCGTCGTCAAGGCGTCGGTCGCACTGGCCGCAACGCCGATCGCGTTCGGCCCCGACAATATCGAGGAGTTGCGCCGCGCCGGTCTCGACGATGCCGAGATCGTCGACGTCATCAACGGCGCGTCGTTCTTCAACTGGGCGAACCGGCTGATGCTGTCGCTCGGCGAGCCCTCGAAATAG
- a CDS encoding putative FMN-dependent luciferase-like monooxygenase, with translation MKRFAKLKRLGFFTRLLDEAPPAERYRFAAEQIVRAEQAGLDSAWIAQHHFHEREGGLPSPFTFLGYVAAKTSRIRLGTGIVTLPMENAVRVAEDAAVLDLMCNGRFELGVGTGGNPAAFAAFGLDSAQRNEIFARNLEVVRTALVGKPLAGGDTIYPQRPELDKRIWQATFSVAGGARAGKAGDGLLLSRTQPRTKEAPKATLAEIQNPVIDAYLAALPPGCEPRIMASRSVFVADDHAEAMRLADIGLRRALPQFMKGGHLPPGETLQEMITAFDTHVGDADHVIASLRADATLERVTDLVFQVHSVDAPHPYVLRSIELVAEKVAPALGWTRTAAADVALAG, from the coding sequence ATGAAACGGTTCGCAAAGCTGAAGAGACTTGGATTTTTCACGCGGCTGCTCGACGAGGCGCCGCCCGCCGAGCGATATCGTTTTGCGGCCGAGCAGATCGTGCGCGCCGAGCAGGCGGGCCTCGATTCCGCGTGGATCGCGCAGCACCATTTTCATGAGCGCGAGGGCGGATTGCCGTCGCCCTTCACTTTCCTCGGCTATGTCGCGGCGAAGACCTCGCGCATCCGCCTCGGCACTGGCATCGTGACGCTGCCGATGGAGAATGCGGTGCGGGTGGCGGAGGACGCCGCGGTGCTCGATCTCATGTGCAATGGCCGCTTCGAACTCGGCGTCGGCACCGGCGGCAATCCGGCGGCCTTTGCCGCGTTTGGCCTCGACAGCGCCCAGCGTAACGAGATCTTCGCACGCAACCTCGAGGTCGTTCGCACCGCGCTGGTCGGCAAGCCGCTTGCCGGAGGTGACACGATCTATCCGCAGCGGCCCGAACTGGACAAGCGGATCTGGCAGGCGACCTTCTCGGTCGCCGGCGGCGCGCGTGCCGGCAAGGCCGGCGACGGCCTGCTGCTGTCACGCACTCAGCCTCGCACGAAAGAGGCGCCAAAGGCCACGCTCGCCGAGATCCAGAATCCGGTGATCGACGCCTATCTCGCAGCGCTGCCGCCGGGATGCGAGCCCCGCATCATGGCTTCGCGCAGCGTATTCGTCGCCGACGACCATGCCGAGGCGATGCGCCTCGCGGATATCGGTCTGCGGCGCGCGCTGCCGCAATTCATGAAGGGCGGACACCTCCCGCCGGGCGAGACGCTGCAGGAGATGATCACCGCGTTCGACACCCATGTCGGCGACGCCGACCATGTCATCGCCTCGCTCCGGGCCGATGCGACGCTGGAGCGCGTGACCGATCTCGTTTTCCAGGTGCATTCGGTCGACGCGCCGCATCCTTATGTCCTGCGCTCGATCGAGCTGGTCGCGGAGAAGGTCGCGCCGGCGCTGGGTTGGACCCGGACGGCTGCCGCTGACGTCGCCCTGGCGGGTTAG
- a CDS encoding ABC transporter ATP-binding protein — MAEQHTTMLSLRGLTRRFGGLTAVNAIDLDLAKGQLVSIIGPNGAGKTTLFNLVTGLDRPDAGEVRFEGQDITGLSPERLAAGGIARTFQLGRVFGNLSVMDNVLIGAHTRLSAVKPAVPLIGPLLELGLALLRPASVRAEEERLREEVKVILARFGERLLPRIDQPAYSLSYANRRRVEIARALALKPRLLLLDEPTAGMNPTETTEMQGLVAELKAEGLTILLIEHKLEMVMRLSDRVIVMDEGKKIAEGPGEQVRVDPKVIEAYLGHGLSGSGEQESAA; from the coding sequence ATGGCGGAGCAGCACACGACCATGCTGTCCCTGCGCGGGCTGACGCGCCGCTTCGGCGGCCTCACCGCCGTCAATGCGATTGATCTCGATCTCGCGAAGGGTCAGCTCGTCAGCATCATCGGCCCGAACGGCGCCGGCAAGACCACGCTGTTCAATCTCGTCACCGGGCTCGACCGGCCTGACGCTGGCGAGGTCCGCTTCGAAGGCCAGGACATCACGGGTCTGTCGCCGGAACGGCTTGCGGCCGGAGGGATCGCGCGCACCTTCCAGCTCGGCCGAGTCTTCGGCAATCTCAGCGTGATGGACAACGTTTTGATCGGCGCGCATACGCGGCTGAGCGCGGTGAAGCCGGCGGTGCCGCTGATCGGCCCGCTGCTTGAGCTGGGCTTGGCGCTGCTGCGTCCCGCCAGTGTCAGGGCGGAAGAAGAGCGGCTGCGCGAGGAGGTGAAGGTCATTCTCGCGCGCTTCGGCGAGCGGCTGCTGCCGCGGATCGACCAGCCGGCCTACAGCCTCTCCTACGCCAACCGCCGCCGCGTCGAGATCGCGCGTGCGCTGGCGCTGAAGCCGCGCCTGCTGTTGCTGGACGAGCCGACCGCCGGCATGAACCCGACCGAGACAACGGAGATGCAGGGCCTGGTCGCCGAGCTGAAGGCGGAAGGCCTGACCATTCTCCTGATCGAGCACAAGCTGGAGATGGTGATGCGCCTGTCCGACCGCGTCATCGTCATGGACGAGGGCAAGAAGATCGCGGAAGGCCCGGGCGAACAGGTGCGTGTCGATCCCAAGGTGATCGAGGCTTATCTCGGCCACGGCCTGTCGGGCTCGGGAGAGCAGGAGAGTGCGGCATGA
- a CDS encoding CMD domain protein, protein MSTKDIIDTLAGIEPGSALDAIRAKRIQARDNAQKSYLSLFEPIDAGDFSLVERAAVAAFVIGLHGESPVAAFYREKLAATADGAALLEAIKAEIARGKTSGPYGAYPAGPLSAEDKTGLIYRVSADRKPVLGARLAAALEHAHLLVFRPRDAAAADMKALLTAGWSETGIVTFSQLVAFLSFQVRVVTGLRVLGASLGRTANAAAGA, encoded by the coding sequence ATGAGTACGAAAGATATCATCGACACGCTGGCCGGGATCGAGCCGGGCTCGGCTCTGGATGCCATCCGCGCGAAGCGCATTCAGGCGCGCGACAACGCGCAGAAGAGCTATCTGTCGCTGTTCGAGCCGATCGACGCCGGCGATTTTTCGCTTGTTGAGCGTGCCGCCGTCGCAGCCTTCGTGATCGGCCTCCATGGCGAGTCTCCCGTCGCGGCCTTCTATCGCGAGAAGCTCGCGGCGACGGCGGACGGAGCGGCGCTGCTCGAGGCGATCAAGGCCGAGATCGCGCGCGGCAAGACATCGGGCCCGTACGGCGCGTATCCGGCCGGCCCGTTGTCGGCCGAGGACAAGACCGGCTTGATCTACCGTGTCAGCGCGGATCGGAAGCCGGTGCTTGGCGCGCGGCTCGCCGCGGCGCTGGAACATGCGCACCTGCTGGTATTCCGCCCGCGCGATGCGGCGGCCGCCGACATGAAGGCGTTGCTGACCGCCGGATGGTCGGAAACCGGCATCGTCACGTTCTCTCAACTCGTTGCGTTCCTGTCGTTCCAGGTGCGCGTCGTCACGGGCCTGCGTGTGCTCGGTGCCTCGCTTGGGCGCACCGCCAACGCTGCGGCCGGCGCGTAA
- a CDS encoding ABC transporter ATP-binding protein, giving the protein MTTGASEPLLALSNVNTFYGQAQVHFDLSITVGRGHIVCLLGGNASGKSTTMKIILGLVKPRSGDVTFDGASLLGLTTPQIVRHGIASVPEARRLFADMSVRENILMGAFVRNDREAIAQDLDKMLGLFPKLGQRLSQRAGSLSGGEQQMVAMARALMSRPRMIVMDEPTMGLSPLYVDRVLELIRTINQEGVSVFMVEQNASLALEIAHEAYVLQTGKIVLSGPARALKDDPRIRDAYLGGSEAA; this is encoded by the coding sequence ATGACGACGGGCGCATCCGAACCGCTGCTGGCGCTGTCCAACGTGAATACCTTCTACGGCCAGGCCCAGGTTCATTTCGACCTGTCGATCACGGTCGGCCGCGGCCACATCGTCTGCCTGCTCGGCGGCAACGCCAGCGGCAAGTCCACGACGATGAAGATCATCCTCGGCCTCGTGAAGCCGCGATCCGGTGACGTGACGTTCGATGGCGCATCGCTGCTGGGGCTGACCACGCCGCAGATCGTCCGGCATGGCATCGCCTCGGTGCCCGAGGCGCGGCGCCTCTTCGCCGACATGAGCGTGCGTGAAAACATCCTGATGGGCGCCTTCGTGCGCAACGACCGCGAGGCGATCGCGCAGGATCTCGACAAGATGCTCGGACTGTTTCCCAAGCTCGGCCAGCGGCTGTCGCAGCGCGCTGGCTCGCTCTCCGGCGGCGAACAGCAGATGGTCGCGATGGCGCGCGCGCTGATGAGCCGTCCCCGGATGATCGTGATGGACGAGCCGACCATGGGCCTGTCGCCGCTCTACGTCGATCGCGTGCTGGAGCTGATCCGCACCATCAACCAGGAAGGCGTCTCGGTCTTCATGGTCGAGCAGAACGCCAGCCTCGCGCTCGAGATCGCGCACGAGGCCTATGTGCTCCAGACCGGCAAGATCGTGCTCTCCGGACCGGCGCGCGCGTTGAAGGACGACCCTCGCATCCGCGACGCCTATCTCGGCGGCTCTGAAGCGGCGTAA